Part of the Nitrospirota bacterium genome, TCGTCCGCCTCGACGGCGGCAGCGCCGTGTGCCGCGCCAAGGGCGTGGAGCGCGAGGTCAGCCTGTTCCTCCTGCAGGGGCAGGCGCTGACAGAGGGGGACTTCGTCATGGTTCATGTTGGCTACGCCATCCAGAAGGTGGATGCT contains:
- a CDS encoding HypC/HybG/HupF family hydrogenase formation chaperone; the encoded protein is MCLAIPMQIVRLDGGSAVCRAKGVEREVSLFLLQGQALTEGDFVMVHVGYAIQKVDA